A genomic segment from Chelonoidis abingdonii isolate Lonesome George chromosome 24, CheloAbing_2.0, whole genome shotgun sequence encodes:
- the C24H9orf78 gene encoding splicing factor C9orf78 homolog isoform X2: MSRSPRRLKLEEAKEVQSLRRRPNGVSAAALLVGEKLQEETTLADDPFKIKTGGMVDMKKLKERGKDRINEEEDLNLGTSFSAETNRRDEDADMMKYIETELKKRKGIVESEEQKVKLKNAEDCLYELPESIRVSSAKKTEEMLSNQMLSGIPEVDLGIDAKIKNIIFTEDAKARLLAEQQNKKKDSETSFVPTNMAVNYVQHNRFYHEELSAPVRRNKEEPKARPLRVGDTEKPEPERSPPNRKRPPNEKATDDYHYEKFKKMNRRY, encoded by the exons ATTAAAACTTGAGGAAGCAAAAGAAGTTCAGAGTCTCAGAAGACGGCCCAATGGGGTGAG TGCTGCAGCCCTGCTTGTTGGGGAGAAATTGCAAGAAGAGACAACATTGGCG GATGATCCCTTTAAGATAAAGACCGGTGGGATGGTGGACATGAAGAAGCTGAAAGAACGCGGCAAGGACAG GATTAACGAAGAGGAGGACCTCAATCTGGGAACCTCTTTCTCAGCAGAAACCAACAGGCGGGATGAGGATGCTGACAT gatGAAGTACATCGagacagagctgaagaagaggaagGGGATTGTAGAAAGCGAGGAGCAGAAAGTGAAGCTGAAGAATGCCGAGGACTGTCTGTACGAGCTGCCTGAGAGCATCCGCGTCTCTTCAGCCAAGAAGACCGAAGAGATGCTGTCCAATCAGATGCTGAGTGGCATTCCTGAAGTGGATCTGGGAATAGA cgcaaaaataaaaaacataatcTTTACTGAGGACGCCAAGGCAAGGCTGCTGGcggagcagcaaaacaaaaagaaagacagTGAAACCTCCTTTGTTCCCACAAACATGGCTGTGAACTACGTCCAGCACAACAGAT TCTACCATGAGGAGCTGAGTGCACCAGTGAGGAGGAATAAAGAAGAACCAAAAGCCCGTCCACTGAGAGTAGGGGATACGGAGAAGCCAGAACCCGAGC GGTCCCCGCCGAATCGCAAGCGCCCACCCAATGAGAAAGCAACAGATGACTACCACTATGAGAAATTCAAGAAGATGAACAGACGATACTGA
- the C24H9orf78 gene encoding splicing factor C9orf78 homolog isoform X1, whose translation MPSGKVFRRRRADSEDEEEDEQVTEEVRLKLEEAKEVQSLRRRPNGVSAAALLVGEKLQEETTLADDPFKIKTGGMVDMKKLKERGKDRINEEEDLNLGTSFSAETNRRDEDADMMKYIETELKKRKGIVESEEQKVKLKNAEDCLYELPESIRVSSAKKTEEMLSNQMLSGIPEVDLGIDAKIKNIIFTEDAKARLLAEQQNKKKDSETSFVPTNMAVNYVQHNRFYHEELSAPVRRNKEEPKARPLRVGDTEKPEPERSPPNRKRPPNEKATDDYHYEKFKKMNRRY comes from the exons ATTAAAACTTGAGGAAGCAAAAGAAGTTCAGAGTCTCAGAAGACGGCCCAATGGGGTGAG TGCTGCAGCCCTGCTTGTTGGGGAGAAATTGCAAGAAGAGACAACATTGGCG GATGATCCCTTTAAGATAAAGACCGGTGGGATGGTGGACATGAAGAAGCTGAAAGAACGCGGCAAGGACAG GATTAACGAAGAGGAGGACCTCAATCTGGGAACCTCTTTCTCAGCAGAAACCAACAGGCGGGATGAGGATGCTGACAT gatGAAGTACATCGagacagagctgaagaagaggaagGGGATTGTAGAAAGCGAGGAGCAGAAAGTGAAGCTGAAGAATGCCGAGGACTGTCTGTACGAGCTGCCTGAGAGCATCCGCGTCTCTTCAGCCAAGAAGACCGAAGAGATGCTGTCCAATCAGATGCTGAGTGGCATTCCTGAAGTGGATCTGGGAATAGA cgcaaaaataaaaaacataatcTTTACTGAGGACGCCAAGGCAAGGCTGCTGGcggagcagcaaaacaaaaagaaagacagTGAAACCTCCTTTGTTCCCACAAACATGGCTGTGAACTACGTCCAGCACAACAGAT TCTACCATGAGGAGCTGAGTGCACCAGTGAGGAGGAATAAAGAAGAACCAAAAGCCCGTCCACTGAGAGTAGGGGATACGGAGAAGCCAGAACCCGAGC GGTCCCCGCCGAATCGCAAGCGCCCACCCAATGAGAAAGCAACAGATGACTACCACTATGAGAAATTCAAGAAGATGAACAGACGATACTGA